Proteins found in one Asterias rubens chromosome 12, eAstRub1.3, whole genome shotgun sequence genomic segment:
- the LOC117297687 gene encoding lactose-binding lectin l-2-like — MGAESSAPAYGRCADGWREWGDSCYNRLGMKYNWNNAKEICRGYGGNVPSINSKPEHDFLWAHYQGSFPDNDNPDHGFWIDCNDKVVEGKWVCTGDGDSPYRPGWFDGHRHEDDDCAVCLHFNFNDLNCNELRYVICERPVHPLCSNSANSCYSVMHGSCLVNHTLDVMIVERPLHCCMACNETPGCRSFNVAGGDLCELNNATRFDAGVKGYYKENEDCIYYEL, encoded by the coding sequence ATGGGAGCAGAGAGCAGTGCCCCGGCGTACGGACGATGTGCTGACGGCTGGCGAGAATGGGGCGACTCGTGCTACAACCGTTTGGGGATGAAATACAATTGGAACAATGCCAAAGAGATTTGTCGGGGTTATGGCGGGAACGTTCCCTCTATCAACTCCAAACCGGAACATGATTTCCTCTGGGCCCACTACCAGGGTTCGTTCCCAGATAATGATAACCCGGATCATGGTTTCTGGATTGACTGCAACGACAAGGTGGTGGAAGGGAAGTGGGTTTGCACCGGGGATGGTGATTCGCCGTACCGCCCTGGCTGGTTTGATGGACATCGTCATGAAGATGATGATTGCGCCGTGTGCCTCCACTTCAACTTTAACGATTTGAATTGCAATGAACTCAGGTATGTCATATGTGAGCGTCCGGTCCACCCCCTTTGCTCCAACTCGGCCAACAGCTGCTACTCTGTAATGCATGGGAGTTGCCTCGTGAACCACACCCTTGACGTCATGATCGTAGAGCGACCGTTGCATTGCTGCATGGCGTGTAACGAAACACCTGGATGCCGTTCGTTTAACGTGGCTGGTGGAGACTTATGTGAACTTAATAATGCAACCCGGTTTGATGCAGGTGTGAAGGGATACTACAAAGAAAATGAAGATTGTATATATTACgaattgtaa